A genomic window from Paraburkholderia phytofirmans OLGA172 includes:
- the bla gene encoding class A beta-lactamase, with amino-acid sequence MITRRKFAGAMFGVSIAGVAVGSGGAFGKVLKMGTTKQGGGVAKADAIRQRLAQIEVESGGRLGVSIVDTTSGLHAGLRTDERFPMCSTFKLLAAGFVLTRVDHGQEDLERRIVFSKSDLVPYSPATSQHTRERTGDAGMSVADLCKAAMTLSDNTAANLLLASFGGPSALTAFARSIGDGITRLDRNEPTLNEATPGDSRDTTTPNAMLGNLRELLLGERLSSSSRAQLLAWLAANQTGGERIRAKLPKDWGVGDKTGTGDHGTANDVAILWPPGRGPILVTVYLTETSGDAARCNAASASVGALVAGLL; translated from the coding sequence ATGATCACAAGACGGAAATTCGCGGGCGCGATGTTCGGCGTTTCGATAGCTGGCGTTGCGGTTGGGAGTGGCGGCGCGTTCGGGAAAGTGTTGAAAATGGGCACCACAAAGCAAGGGGGCGGCGTGGCCAAAGCGGACGCCATCCGTCAGCGGCTCGCGCAGATCGAAGTGGAAAGCGGCGGACGGCTCGGCGTTTCGATCGTCGACACGACCTCCGGATTGCATGCCGGTTTGCGGACGGACGAGCGTTTTCCGATGTGCAGCACGTTCAAACTACTGGCAGCGGGTTTTGTGCTGACTCGCGTGGATCACGGACAAGAGGACCTGGAACGGCGCATCGTGTTTTCGAAAAGCGATCTTGTGCCGTACTCGCCGGCCACCAGCCAGCACACCCGCGAACGCACCGGCGACGCGGGGATGAGCGTCGCCGACTTGTGCAAGGCGGCCATGACGCTCAGCGACAACACCGCGGCCAATCTGTTGCTGGCGAGCTTTGGCGGTCCCTCCGCTTTGACCGCGTTCGCGCGCAGTATCGGCGATGGCATCACGCGTCTGGACCGTAACGAGCCGACGCTGAACGAAGCGACACCCGGCGATTCGCGCGACACCACCACGCCCAACGCAATGCTCGGCAATCTGCGCGAGTTGCTGCTGGGCGAGCGCTTGTCCTCGTCGTCACGTGCGCAACTGTTGGCCTGGCTTGCCGCCAATCAGACCGGCGGCGAACGGATTCGCGCGAAGCTGCCGAAGGATTGGGGCGTCGGCGATAAAACCGGCACGGGCGATCACGGCACGGCAAACGACGTCGCGATCCTTTGGCCGCCGGGACGCGGGCCGATTCTCGTGACGGTCTACCTTACCGAAACGAGCGGCGATGCGGCGCGCTGCAATGCGGCGAGTGCGAGTGTTGGCGCGTTGGTGGCCGGTCTCCTTTGA
- a CDS encoding PP2C family protein-serine/threonine phosphatase: protein MTCPSQFRWTSSARSDAGRVREINEDACLDQPESGRWAVADGMGGHAVGDLASRVVIDALSRLAPPLAMKTGIADARARLQTANRQLRDEAARRQVQRIGSTVIVLLACDRFCGYLWAGDSRLYLVRDGQLRQLTRDHSQVEELKALGVITDEEARHHPAQHMITRAVGATDVLELDDDAIEVADGDVFLLCSDGLSNEVSDAEILAVLTSVACERASDELVELAIAHGGRDNVTAIVVQAEDLHASDKTLLNPAS from the coding sequence GTGACCTGTCCGAGCCAATTTCGATGGACGTCGTCCGCGCGTTCCGACGCCGGACGCGTCCGTGAAATCAACGAAGATGCCTGCCTCGACCAGCCCGAATCCGGGCGCTGGGCCGTCGCCGATGGCATGGGCGGCCATGCGGTCGGCGATCTGGCGAGCCGCGTGGTGATCGATGCGCTGAGCCGGCTAGCGCCGCCGCTCGCCATGAAAACCGGCATCGCCGACGCGCGGGCACGGCTGCAAACGGCCAACCGCCAACTGCGGGACGAAGCCGCGCGCCGCCAGGTGCAACGGATCGGCAGCACAGTCATCGTGCTGCTCGCGTGCGACCGCTTCTGCGGCTATCTATGGGCCGGCGACAGCCGCCTCTATCTGGTTCGCGACGGGCAATTGCGCCAACTCACGCGCGATCATAGTCAGGTGGAAGAACTCAAGGCGCTCGGTGTCATTACCGACGAAGAGGCGCGGCATCATCCGGCGCAGCACATGATCACCCGTGCGGTCGGCGCGACGGATGTGCTCGAACTCGACGACGATGCCATTGAAGTCGCGGACGGCGACGTCTTCCTGCTATGCAGCGATGGGCTGAGCAACGAAGTCAGCGATGCGGAAATACTGGCAGTGCTGACCTCGGTGGCGTGTGAGCGCGCGTCCGACGAACTGGTCGAACTGGCCATTGCGCACGGCGGACGTGACAATGTCACTGCGATAGTCGTGCAAGCCGAAGATCTGCATGCGTCGGACAAAACCCTGCTGAACCCCGCGTCTTGA
- a CDS encoding lecithin retinol acyltransferase family protein — protein MNTNPLPTSSEASSIDLPIGAHLVTQRSGYEHHGIYVGNGRVVHYAGFASSAHRGPVEEVELTRFAAGHPLTIRPTPSARYVGDEAVRRARSRLGENHYRLLTNNCEHFCSWCLLGESRSEQVHCCLRHPRAGMHALVCLVKAFVESAAKNGHVAAQLA, from the coding sequence ATGAACACGAACCCTCTTCCGACGAGCAGCGAAGCGTCGAGCATCGACCTGCCGATCGGCGCGCATCTCGTCACGCAACGGAGCGGCTACGAACATCACGGCATTTACGTCGGCAATGGCCGCGTGGTTCATTACGCGGGCTTCGCGAGTTCGGCGCACCGCGGTCCGGTGGAAGAGGTGGAATTAACTCGCTTCGCCGCTGGTCATCCATTGACGATCCGCCCGACGCCGAGCGCCCGCTACGTCGGCGATGAAGCCGTGCGCCGCGCGCGCTCCCGTCTCGGCGAAAACCATTACCGCCTGCTGACGAATAACTGCGAGCACTTCTGTTCGTGGTGCCTGCTTGGCGAGAGCCGCAGCGAACAGGTGCATTGCTGCTTAAGGCATCCCCGCGCCGGCATGCACGCGCTGGTGTGTCTGGTGAAGGCGTTTGTCGAAAGCGCCGCGAAGAATGGCCACGTTGCCGCCCAGCTCGCGTAA